In Mytilus edulis chromosome 3, xbMytEdul2.2, whole genome shotgun sequence, the genomic window tggaaatcagactgctaagtgcttcttatttttatatcaacacagccatattatacctgtccaatatcaggagcttgtacatagttcagtggttgaagTTGGTTCATATcggtcatttttgtttttcataatttgttgtttttataaattagtctggtatatttgaagtttgaattgatgctttgtttcaaattttgttagtGTTGTCTATTATAGATTACTATCacatgtatagggtatgggttttctcattacttacaggtcatcaatggcctctaataggtaattacaatgcttacatccactaaattgaattctgttggatagttttctcattcatcatgttcatcatacattgtcataccacatcttattttaataaatatttaatcattattatGACCAAAACTTTTATAACAGTGGACATACCATTTAGGCgttgttgacctctgtaaatctatatttgttgataatttcttctgtttaaaGTTTCCCTTTATCTTAAatgttcttgccctacacataaaagggtaaacattatcatttaataaactaaaaacaaaaataactactattacataattagtaggcaactgaaaatttggcctcatttgtatataacatcgacttgctcatcattcttgctgtttaatattatcattattctatgaaaatgaggtcacagtaaaattaaccttggcagacaaacatcttcttatttttatatgataccttgtagtcattccgtacaacaacaagtagacctatgcttatGCATGTTATAAtatctgataaaatgacaaaaccaagaaaacttatcattaACCAAAGAAcataaaatgcggtcatggttaTATAAATCTGCAagacagacatgcacaccttacaattgttacATATCCACCAAATATAATCTTcctgtaactttaaacatatgataaactgacaaaactatgcagtgtttcattgaccaatgaaccatttaaaatgaggtcaaggtcatataaaataTGGCAGACAGACATGtgcatcttacaatcattccattcactaaataaaggggccttattgcttacagtatccggaaaatagaccaaaccacaaaaaataaacattttcaaagttccttataccctgccaatttgtcatggatgtgcctgttccaagtcaggatcctataattcagtgattgtcgtttgtttatgtgtaacatatctgtttttccattttttgcacataaattaggtcgttagttttctcgtttgaattgtcattactggaccttttatagctgactatgcagtatgggttttgttcattgttgaaggctgtatggtgaccttgtgttgttaatttctgtttcatttggtctcttttttatattgtccaatgtattatgaaaataaagtaagatgaCATATGCACCTAGTTGACCTTTTGCTAATTTGACAATAAGAAAGTAGAAAAActggcaaaaaaaaaagtaacattaagcaatgaaccataaaaatgaggtcaaaattgaataaaagtaaaaacatgCCAGACTAACATGTACATCCCTAAAAAtgttcatacaacaaatatacttaaAGTCCTTGGAATCAATCTTAATATGCGTAATCttgtacaaaggaatataagtatgcaaaagacatatacatgatatatggcccgggcccccccccccttttcgtgggaaaaatttggttgattgtataggaaatcattgaagcatgactggagcgggccccccttaggtcagtcagcaggccccccttaggaaaagttctggatccgccactgtttcggtttgtttaaatatttcggaggttatTATAACCTCCTTTTTTGTgatgatgtttttgtttttaagttggGATAATTGTTTGTaccaacaaaaagaaaaacacaaagttaatctaaaattatgtttttatcatttttttatgtttaggttgtcagcaagatgaaaaggacaaatattgcagttcaaaattcaaaatgtggataagctgAGGTTCTTGAAAGGTCctacctttgcagattttcatattttgcatgaatgaatttaaagtttatatgatggatggcagagaaagaaaaaaaaacttttcaattatctGCTCCTgaaggataaatgtaaaacatcttgttttcgGTAAGTTTCATGCTCCTGTTAGTGCATTCATCTGTtcagtctttcctctaaattgtatcctcgttaagtttttggtgagtgttcacaatgaatttcagtaagtaacttgtggatttacatgttTATACTAAAAATTTAGTgctaatattaatgggattttagcatgacatcctggaaaatgcttgttaatcatgtttatgttccagaacatatgagtatttggactgtacacgtacagtctgcccaattttaagaagttggtcaagtttattagaaacaaatgtacagtacagatcaacataactgaaatcttaaatagattaatacaaaaagtttgcagttgaaataaaaacacatgtttgGTTGAGCTGGTACtagacacttttttttacataaataaggccgttagttttctcgtttgaattgttttacattgtcttatcggggcctattatagctgactatgtggtatgggctttgctcattgttgaaggccgtacagtgacctatagttgttaatgtctgtgtcattttggtcttttgtggatagttgtctcattggcaatcataccacatcttcttttttatactacaaGTATTCTCAAATGGTCTGACTGTATGcatatggtgggactgtaagtGTATACTTTTATGTTCCGGACCGTAAACGTACGGTCCAAAAACTGATATGATCTGGaatatttatacatgtcttaaaattaatatcaaacacattggttttttttaacttggtaataagttattcgatagaactataatgttttgagattatcaaaatcaaaaatatcccatttttacatttgataaagaagaagattattgatgtatgtataaatgtatattaaaatgagacggcaagccaacaacacaaaaaataaggataaaacaatataattttttgtatcaatgttataatttccaatatacatgatatatccaaaggtattttttcattgaaataaaacacaagcTGAAATATGTCAGAACTTTAAAAGCGTAAAGAAATATTctttctgttgtctgcattttgtataatatattgcaaattcttgtgaataatggaatgttattatagttgcctaaagttttaacattgatctttatatatatattatatatataacttgggaaaatacccaaatgttataaagaagaataaattaattgattgttatataatataagaataggaagatgtggtatattgctaatttgacaactctcaatcagagaccaaaggatgtaggaggttagcaactgatgacactggacaacctttaacatTCAGttaaatccataccgcatagctatttttactgacaatcatattattgctacatgtatgcaaacaattttgtataatacataacttctctttttcagaaggattgaaattcatcacctagaataaatggagaaaacatagatacaagaccagaataaattcaaagacaaaagttggatcagttattattttcatcactcagtcaatgatttgaagttcttttaaataccaaaagatattgaaaccacaataatgttaAAGTTCTTTGCTGAATGATCAAAAAGTGGACTATATAgataccatcaaacaatgctggatgataagaaactattaatgttttgtgtggagggatattgtgaaaaaaatagatttacttaaatagctattAGTATGTTAACCCTAAAAATAGAGcttttcattgatttcaaatggtaaataattgtgtttcaagaaagtattctataattcatgaataaacatatattgatacttacattatctgctttgttgtttaaaagtttagttttgaacagttatagaacaatatgttgaattaacatttccaaagaaaaaaagatattcaattaaaaagattcatcttataacaatttactaccaaatagaatacattgtaacatgcacatgactgtatatttatatctatatatttaaaacttgaatcccataggattttaatttgtcccatgggatatttaaaatcccatgggataattacagtcccatgggattttttttgtcccatgggacaacaaatatcccatgggactacaaatatcccatgggacccaaaaaaatcccatgggataatggtcaatcccatgggattttgccctgtcccatgggatattgaaaatcccatgtttttataaatcaaatagcaaaataaatataagagtaacagtagaaaaccaatgaaattattgaatcccatgtaattccgcacatttagTTATATTCATGACATTGTAGCTCTtctttgaggcggcggcggatttgcaaatgagtgttttgcaaatttaaagtgtccagtgttatTAATTCGCATGTTTTAATGTTTATTAGAGacaaatatatactttataacagatttttttttttcactccctattctcactatcgctcgggcaaaaataaccatgaatataatgcctacccatgtttaaactacaataaagtatagcttgcatcaattatttcttaaataatttcaaatcacCAGTAAGGGTTCTTCAAATTTTGTCCATGCTGTATGAAAAAGTTTTAGAAACTCAACTTTCAGAATTTTTCGAccaatttttatccatatttgtATGGGTTAAGACGAGGCAATGGATGTCAGACCACATTACTTAGTAGACTGTATTAGAGGAATAAAGAGAGACCCTTGATTAAAAGCTTTGCATAGCCGCAGTGATGAttgaaatacatttgtttttataaggCAGTCAATTatgattcatttaaaaaataacaagtgaaactgtgagcttcTGTTCACTGATGGTGATACTTCCGCCCAAATATTTCGGgtaacaggaagttgttgagtaatGAATCGATCTGAAAACGCACCACTCAGTATAACTGTCTTATACAAACCCTgcaaccaaatttcagaaatccttgcaATGCATTGGACGGACGGACTTTGCATTTGACCTCCATGGGTTACTGACAATTACAATTTCAGTAAAACCACTTTCAAAGTGAGTAGACCGTTTTcctgtgcgggatgtataagtactcaGCCACGTCAGGTCAGAGTTGGACGTTTTTTGTGTAACGAGAGAATCAGACTCACTGAACGATAAGAacacttgcaacaactctttgagggggtCTGTGGGTAGACTGTTGCAAAGCTAACGTTTCTGTCCCTTTCTACCCTGAGGTTATTTCGAATTCCCTGTCATTATTTCATCATTATTTCATCATCCAGACAAGAActtgtcccagaaaaaaaaatctgtacattaacctcacttcaggtatagagatgtgctTATTTTCTGAGGCAAGTGCTTGTGaacatccacaagaacttgcagtcatccgatgttcagtactttgatttttttttaaaatttcactgacCTTCATCCCGGTCGACTCATATTACAGTACTTGATATTGTTAATTTGCTCTTCACCTGAATATTCATAAACTATTTTCCACTGcacgtaaagcaaccaacaatcaatcatcttaaatcttatatcttatataacatactttatatattactgtTAAATTCGTTTTATTTACGAATTCTAAAATATAGATGATCGGCAcagattttaaagtaaaatggcgagattaaaattatttgttaactgaggataaaaacattattttgaaaaattaatgcgGTAAGAGATCATCTTCATTCACTTAAAGGTTGCTGCTATCACTTTTAGTAGTTTGTTTGCAGTGGTTAATTCATTTTTGAAAGAATTCTACGAAAAATAGCAACTTCCAAAAAGATGCTGGTATGGAGAACCACTGCCAATAATTtgctatttttgtttaaatttcaggACTCTTAACTCTTTTGATTGTTACTGGATTACCAAATAGGAGTTTGCTGACAGTCTTCAGGATTATGTTGGGAACTTCTAATATAATTATAGCATGGATTATAACATCGTTGTTTATACAGTGTGGAGAAACGTCAGAATACCCTGTGCATATTTTAATCATTCTAAAATTAGTGCAGATTAGTTTAGTTCTGTTTTATTATTGGTTTAATGAAGTTAACACACTCTATCGGTTTGCAGTGTATGTTTACCTCTTTTTCATCGGAGGAACGATATTAAAAATTTCTCCTGATTGGATTTTCAACGTCCTAGCTATAGTCACAACTTTAAGTCTTGTTTTGTTATGCCTTCATGTGCTTGAGAATGGAATCTTGACTCCTGAACAGGAAAGGCGTATAGATTTATATCTCCAACGTTTGGATGGATTTGACTTGGATGACGTTATAAACGTATTCCATAGAAATGATTTTTGTACATATTTAATAGTTCTATGTACTGTATGTCTAATTAACAACTGGTTCGTTGTAGACATTACTAGTAATCAAGATTTCAACCCAACTAAATTGGTGATTTATACTACACTCGGTATGTGTTGTTGTTCTGTTATCTCCATTATCGCATTTTCTACAATTTCAATtgttatttcaaaacatttgtttaaGTTCTGCATTTTCATTGTTAAAGGAAAATATGAATCCACACAAGAAGAGGTCGGGTTACATATATTGAATATCTTAAACGTATATTTATGTACAATAGACATGGTCGTCTTTGACATGCAGCCACTAGATCGTGGTATCTTTTTGATCAGCAGAATTGTATTTCTTGTACTTTGTTCTACAGAATTGTGTTCAATCATTGTAGAAGTGTCGAGTAAGGAAGTGGCAGCAACACCAGCATCAGAATTCAATACCCTTAGAGTTATGGGCGTGCATATTGCATTTAGTATTGGATATGTGGCACTACTATATGAACTTCTAGTCCAGTACTCCATGAATGATTTGGGCATTTTTCTTTCAACAGCTTTTTTCGTTTGTAATTTACTAAGAACATTTGCCTCgcttattttattttgtctctATAAACTTGATGAAACTCGTCAGGATTTTTGGGAAAACTTTGACGATGTGATATTTTACGCACGTATGACTTTTTCAACGATTCAAATAGTAATTTTATTGCCAACCGCTTGCGTTGGTGTTTGGACAGTATTTTATGGATTCTACACATGGTTTGATTTATATCGATTATTAATATTGTGGCTGGTCAATGTATTCTCCGGTATATACGTTTTATTTGAAACTATTCGACAGAGGAAAAGGGTCTTGGCGTATACTACTATATTAAAAGATGCATCACTTTCTCAACTAAACAGGGATGACTGCAGTATTTGTTTGCATGAAATGATGAAAGGAAAAGTAACTCGCTGCGGTCATGTGTTTCACGAGATATGCATACGAAAGTGGTTGAATACGAGACTGGTGTGTCCAATGTGTAACACGTcaattgtaatacatgtacaataaacaTTGCTTATACATTCATAATATATTGGAAAACTTGTAATACTTATGTCTGTTACTTTTAACTTTTGAGTCTTTGTCATATAAATAGTAAAtaacttattttcaaaat contains:
- the LOC139517294 gene encoding RING finger protein 145-like isoform X2; this encodes MALFRNINWESIIALSIRVLFLGFLDIIFRFSYQYLGWVSYIVRCLGLLTLLIVTGLPNRSLLTVFRIMLGTSNIIIAWIITSLFIQCGETSEYPVHILIILKLVQISLVLFYYWFNEVNTLYRFAVYVYLFFIGGTILKISPDWIFNVLAIVTTLSLVLLCLHVLENGILTPEQERRIDLYLQRLDGFDLDDVINVFHRNDFCTYLIVLCTVCLINNWFVVDITSNQDFNPTKLVIYTTLGMCCCSVISIIAFSTISIVISKHLFKFCIFIVKGKYESTQEEVGLHILNILNVYLCTIDMVVFDMQPLDRGIFLISRIVFLVLCSTELCSIIVEVSSKEVAATPASEFNTLRVMGVHIAFSIGYVALLYELLVQYSMNDLGIFLSTAFFVCNLLRTFASLILFCLYKLDETRQDFWENFDDVIFYARMTFSTIQIVILLPTACVGVWTVFYGFYTWFDLYRLLILWLVNVFSGIYVLFETIRQRKRVLAYTTILKDASLSQLNRDDCSICLHEMMKGKVTRCGHVFHEICIRKWLNTRLVCPMCNTSIVIHVQ
- the LOC139517294 gene encoding RING finger protein 145-like isoform X1 gives rise to the protein MATLRNINWESIIALSIRVLFLGFLDIIFRFSYQYLGWVSYIVRCLGLLTLLIVTGLPNRSLLTVFRIMLGTSNIIIAWIITSLFIQCGETSEYPVHILIILKLVQISLVLFYYWFNEVNTLYRFAVYVYLFFIGGTILKISPDWIFNVLAIVTTLSLVLLCLHVLENGILTPEQERRIDLYLQRLDGFDLDDVINVFHRNDFCTYLIVLCTVCLINNWFVVDITSNQDFNPTKLVIYTTLGMCCCSVISIIAFSTISIVISKHLFKFCIFIVKGKYESTQEEVGLHILNILNVYLCTIDMVVFDMQPLDRGIFLISRIVFLVLCSTELCSIIVEVSSKEVAATPASEFNTLRVMGVHIAFSIGYVALLYELLVQYSMNDLGIFLSTAFFVCNLLRTFASLILFCLYKLDETRQDFWENFDDVIFYARMTFSTIQIVILLPTACVGVWTVFYGFYTWFDLYRLLILWLVNVFSGIYVLFETIRQRKRVLAYTTILKDASLSQLNRDDCSICLHEMMKGKVTRCGHVFHEICIRKWLNTRLVCPMCNTSIVIHVQ